The Besnoitia besnoiti strain Bb-Ger1 chromosome IV, whole genome shotgun sequence genome contains a region encoding:
- a CDS encoding putative rudimentary enhancer (encoded by transcript BESB_057620) translates to MSHTILLVQFSDRKDSRTYIDYESLPLALDGVCQLYEQALKATNPQLKNITYDVNDLFSYIDSLRDMCALVQDRQSNCYIPRDKQWIKDQAFKHLKKQAHV, encoded by the exons ATG AGTCACACAATTCTCCTTGTTCAGTTCTCCGACAGGAAGGACTCTCGCACCTACATCGACTACGAGTccctgccgctggcgcttGACGGTGTTTGCCAGCTGTACGAAcaggcgctgaaggcgacCAACCCGCAACTGAAAAACATCACTTACGATGTGAATGACTTGTTCTCGTACATTGACTCGCTTCGAGACATGTGCGCTCTCGT GCAGGACCGCCAGTCCAACTGCTACATTCCGCGCGACAAGCAGTGGATAAAGGACCAGGCCTTCAAGCACCTGAAGAAGCAGGCACACGTATAA
- a CDS encoding ABC transporter transmembrane region domain-containing protein (encoded by transcript BESB_057650) encodes MAWQELDLLGGLRAATSGSTGVGSSVELPPAVSKVEAFPLLHEKENQLPSNEPLFKQGPHDASSWLGQQSSTSNTEERFSNAASIFAPYRLATKRDILLIAVGAVSSVMSGCVHPAFVLIFGNLINEIDSGLDTNYYSMVLGWLAVLSFFTSWAATSCFEYVADKQIAKLREKYFDSVISQDTAWFDTHDTGTVVSQLEDGIVAIRNSIGTKLSMLIQFVIVGVGGLVVAFVRNWKLAGVAIFGIPLVVGFGCFFGWALEKAKAKSAASYGEAGQIAEETLQSLRTVSSLGAEDLAAQAYKSKLLLAEQEGIRGGAVASIGIGGMMMSVFLMFALGFWYAGMLAAKTREMKLSGVPNVQDFKGGDGVSVFFSIVMSAFAIGNTISNSAAFANAVTAAEDLQRLILCKRGDEKDRCGVRTDVRLDGDIVFEHVKFGYPTRRRQPVFCDLNMRIPGGKTVALVGLSGCGKSTIPLLLTRLYDVDGGKITVGNVPIKTIDVRWLRSQIGVVNQEPILFSCSIGENIRLGSPSPVKDEELVFAAQQAHADGFIQQYPEKYETDVGVRGSRLSGGQKQRVAIARALVRKPAIIILDEATSALDASSEKRVQSAIDSLVATTKATTIIIAHRLSTIQHADLILVLEQNDKNGAVVVQQGTHSELMRERNGLYYNLVRSQLVELNRDQDEAEVNFYRSPIEDCMMPLANWWALLFLILGVVDGILEFCKFFTVEYMGYKLTTSLRSRAFTEAAHQEIEFYDEEGHTASSVLSILCSDVPLVKTGSAGNFAATTQALATMAAGIGLAFCGEARLAAVILACFCLLVPALLVDTRFADYKANTETGTAGKYESASPVAIFSEAISCSRVIATFGLEQRIKEKYRHAVQKDVRRMWRSALSVGVMWGFSQGSQFLVNALALWYGGKLVADGSTEATTMMQTLFALVFAANGIGQTVLVATDGTKAREAAKRLFCLIRGGSKIDTRDMEGFCFAQQEFRDGIVFDRVQFRCPSRPDVKVFANLSFRVMPGQTVALVGNSGCGKSTAIQLLERFYDVDDGNTVTIERRKQQRGGHRGSITIDEVDIRDINVRSLRSVIALVSQEPVLFDMTIAENIRYGKPNATDGMGREWEEEAPCFQGARNKELQLPGDPQRTPLY; translated from the exons ATGGCCTGGCAAGAACTTGATCTTCTAGGCGGCCTACGGGCAGCAACCTCAGGGTCCACGGGCGTTGGCTCTTCCGTGGAGCTCCCTCCCGCGGTATCGAAAGTTGAGGCTTTCCCGCTTCTGCACGAAAAAGAAAACCAACTGCCTAGTAATGAACCACTGTTTAAGCAGGGTCCTCACGACGCCTCCTCGTGGCTGGGGCAGCAATCAAGCACG TCAAACACAGAAGAGCGTTTCTCGAACGCTGCAAGCATTTTCGCTCCGTACAG GCTCGCAACGAAACGGGACATCCTGCTCATAGCTGTAGGAGCAGTGTCCAGCGTTATGTCCGGATGTGTCCAT CCAGCGTTTGTTTTGATTTTCGGGAACCTCATCAATGAAATCGATTCTGGCCTGGACACCAACTACTACTCGATGGTCCTAGGCTGGCTGGCA GTGCTCAGCTTTTTTACGTCCTGGGCTGCCACATCATGCTTCGAATATGTCGCAGACAAACAAATCGCCAAGCTCCGCGAGAAATACTTCGATTCGGTTATTTCGCAG GATACAGCGTGGTTCGACACGCATGATACTGGCACGGTGGTATCCCAGCTTGAAGACGGAATCGTCGCAATCAGGAACTCAATAGGGACGAAGTTGTCGATG CTTATTCAGTTTGTGATCGTTGGAGTCGGGGGCCTCGTCGTTGCGTTTGTGCGCAACTGGAAGCTTGCTGGAGTGGCTATATTTGGCATCCCTTTAGTGGTCGGCTTTGGATGCTTCTTCGGCTGGGCGCTAGAAAAGGCGAAGGCAAAGA GCGCTGCTTCATATGGTGAAGCGGGGCAAATAGCGGAAGAAACTTTACAGTCTTTGAGGACTGTCAGTTCCCTCGGAGCTGAAGACCTGGCGGCACAAGCGTACAAGTCGAAGCTGCTCTTGGCAGAACAGGAGGGCATCCGGGGTGGTGCTGTGGCTTCTATCG GGATCGGAGGCATGATGATGTCGGTCTTCTTGATGTTCGCCCTCGGTTTTTGGTACGCGGGTATGCTAGCGGCGAAGACACGGGAGATGAAGCTAAGTG GTGTTCCTAACGTCCAAGACTTCAAAGGAGGCGATGGTGTGtcagtttttttttccaTCGTTATGAGTGCCTTTGCCATCGGGAACACCATATCAAACTCAGCGGCTTTTGCTAAT GCAGTGACCGCTGCCGAAGATCTGCAACGTCTAATTTTATGCAAGAGGGGAGATGAAAAAGACCGCTGCGGGGTACGG ACAGATGTGCGTCTTGACGGGGATATCGTGTTTGAACACGTCAAGTTCGGGTACCCCACAaggaggcgacagccagTGTTCTGTGATCTCAACATGCGCATCCCTGGCGGCAAGACCGTTGCACTTGTTGGACTGTCGG GCTGCGGGAAATCGACAATTCCGCTGCTTCTGACGCGTCTCTATGACGTAGATGGCGGCAAGATTACGGTTGGCAATGT GCCCATAAAGACAATTGACGTGCGCTGGCTTCGGTCGCAGATTGGCGTAGTGAACCAGGAGCCGATTTTGTTTTCATGCTCA ATAGGTGAAAATATACGGTTGGGGTCGCCATCACCTGTGAAGGACGAGGAGCTTGTTTTCGCGGCACAGCAGGCCCATGCCGACGGCTTCATCCAACAGTACCCAGAGAAGTATGAAACAGACGTTGGTGTCCGTGGAAGCCGACTTTCAGGTGGCCAGAAACAGCGAGTCGCCATTGCTCGTGCTCTG GTGCGCAAGCCAGCAATTATTATTTTGGATGAAGCTACTTCTGCCCTGGATGCATCATCAGAGAAACGTGTGCAG AGCGCTATCGACTCTCTTGTCGCGACAACAAAGGCTACGACGATCATAATAGCCCACCGACTGTCGACAATCCAGCATGCGGATCTCATCCTTGTTTTAGAACAGAATGACAAAAATGGTGCAGTTGTTGTTCAGCAAGGCACCCATTCAGAGCTCATGAGGGAGAGG AACGGCCTCTACTACAACCTCGTGCGGTCGCAGCTTGTAGAGTTAAACAGGGATCAAGATGAGGCAGAAGTGAATTTCTACAGAAGCCCGATTGAAGACTGCATGATGCCATTG GCAAATTGGTGGGCGTTGCTGTTCCTCATCTTGGGCGTGGTAGACGGAATCCTGGAGTTTTGCAAGTTTTTCACAGTCGAATATATGGGGTACAAACTAACAACTTCACTGAGGAGTCGTGCATTTACGGAGGCCGCACACCAGGAAATCGAGTTCTATGATGAGGAAGGGCATACGGCAA GCTCTGTCCTTAGCATCCTTTGCAGTGACGTTCCCCTAGTAAAAACAGGCAGCGCAGGAAACTTTGCAGCTACAACACAGGCGCTAGCTACAATGGCAGCAG GCATAGGCCTTGCCTTTTGTGGGGAAGCTAGACTGGCAGCTGTGATCCTGGCTTGCTTTTGCCTCTTGGTGCCAGCGCTTCTCGTAGACACGCGCTTTGCAGATTACAAGG CAAACACAGAAACGGGAACGGCGGGCAAGTACGAATCAGCGAGTCCCGTGGCAATTTTCAGTGAAGCTATCAGTTGCAGTCGCGTTATTGCAACCTTCGGATTGGAGCAG CGCATCAAGGAGAAGTACAGGCACGCGGTACAAAAGGATGTCAGGCGAATGTGGAGATCAGCTCTGTCGGTGGGAGTGATGTGGGGTTTTAGTCAA GGCTCGCAGTTCTTGGTTAACGCTTTAGCTCTCTGGTATGGTGGCAAACTGGTGGCTGATGGATCTACGGAGGCGACAA CTATGATGCAGACCCTATTCGCTCTCGTGTTTGCGGCGAACGGGATTGGCCAGACAGTCCTTGTCGCCACAGACGGGACcaaggcgagagaagcggctAAGCGGCTCTTCTGCTTGATTCGGGGC GGATCAAAGATTGACACCAGAGATATGGAAGGCTTTTGCTTCGCCCAGCAAGAGTTCCGAGATGGCATTGTGTTTGATCGAGTGCAGTTTCGATGTCCAAGCAGGCCTGACGTAAAG GTATTCGCAAACCTGAGCTTCCGGGTGATGCCAGGCCAGACAGTGGCACTTGTCGGAAACTCAGGATGCGGCAAGTCCACCGCCATTCAATTGCTA GAGCGCTTCTACGACGTGGATGACGGGAATACTGTGACAAtcgaaagaagaaaacaacagcgaggaggccaCCGCGGATCTATTACTATCGACGAGGTTGATATACGAGACATCAACGTACG AAGTCTGCGATCGGTGATTGCGCTCGTAAGCCAAGAGCCTGTCCTCTTTGACATGACAATTGCCGAGAATATTCGGTATGGGAAGCCAAACGCAACTGAT GGTATGGGACGAGAgtgggaagaagaggcgcccTGCTTTCAGGGGGCCAGAAACAAAGAATTGCAATTGCCCG GAGACCCGCAGAGGACACCACTCTACTGA
- a CDS encoding regulator of chromosome condensation (RCC1) repeat-containing protein (encoded by transcript BESB_057640): MLLCPSISSIKTDSGGLPLVLSPQGSMQEAGDMKNWPVLAFESHVKTFATSDVVNTGSVAGSGSSADDALNSQTQDSAKLNAASMADSVPVESPDSSVPPPAGESDSEKQTPKILQPSTAIVNTAFSSAGAWAAQSAGPLHFLQPVRPQALVDALLPQQPLCAPILVQNLATCGAVQSSLAAETHMHPTATDSWHSPVCDEPSGALQISRELPPSAKGSALDFGLPLRNFATVNEVAVGPNKPGGAMEPAYADEDEDELGSCVYVWSTNFQRNSDETTAQGSQRITLPQPNKFSSYLRILSVACGQSLAAFIAADGKIYCWDWDLTTGDLHASSPQLLEGGNIEKLTITQVSCGANHLACITDNGRVFTYGSNERGQRGMADDSSSSRLAGEIFFSSRAKQVSCGPRYTLVVMEDGRLYGMGDGEHGVLGNDTDKVVRIPTKIDFQDRRVSFVAAGANHALAITDLGSTYAWGRNDCGQLGLGHTDDRWTPQVVCELSGHKTVFVAAQAASVALTKEKKLFAWGTTSLLSPTMVFSQAFRDVALGDALFCLSDEGGEQSVLVTPLSELRSATSTSSCTRVSASGVTQLSAAPGVLLAVGPPTDDGDDSQAAKQVEDCAAALSWPSTAAGPTAGGSAEAFLGSPVRALSSEQPLPLKSALRRFSEGYHTSASRSSSLSSERSRKRVTFADTVSMLCIEQQPQRDSCEASPPAASGASAERTANPVKNASKRVAAAASASCGQRQKTADTKPRARSASPAPRSAGKRVSASASLASRQQMPCLRAAKAASNAAVANSAGDVDSKASKGNKKQTHSTSGTSTGKSTATSERQGNAEASCHQVETKSQLRRSLEGALSLLHAVTAKAAESGPRPRDASSVVPATSGLTPTAGQPGCPAPTGESKKAEKPVAMAADDELSGATTADDALTPSGGSTPEFGCVNSVYVGGSPMPSNNPLGSAAGAPTGAVGGLPGSRTATAGCAMGTPVPQPTLAGHAGSHLVGPLLHGACSQQAALQSLRTPLQYESAALPQAPQGASHTPSVPSVPEASPTPAAAPRVVPTVGAQSELEATQQLSDDLASAFAQPQQRLSAVGTPTPDVPPFRLSVQQPDEQHSVGSHAPFAPVPLGGQLSGMFAANSPTEWSDRTGLVQGQPGARPLALGNMANPCGTTPGWAPSPNAPFPPNQNCFSHAEMLYRQRQLGSPFLPDPDFARLFDVSDMVKKQKEFREIRNALCVAREDMMEAEREKEELRRELREAKTALKDANAKIARSTEAQGILERAVAVQKKRIQSLQDELDEEAQQNHKDLTQVLQKLTFAEQEKTKIALSLAAAQESIQSLQKHKSTQERLEREAAALRQQLRNQKEEQAQQMKQAEEAIGEWRDSHTKLQEALEEAELGRKTEVSELQTEIDRLQAQAKEMEEETKRLREQADDATQSRLQSERQRRAAAEEKLDELEVAMNELAADFAASKRSNTRQKRELDGLAEEKKRALEENEDLRDELQRARDEAAKQETLLGELRTEIRELQTTVSGAEAAKTQHLQAIERLEEKVEELTEELSCCKEALADKQDELQRIGKLPADSSLGAEDHPCRECSSLTTQLNLVSDQRDKMNAQVEALQSDLGAHQNAAREQQVAIHELQMELSLVKQRQGNELKSLAEQRSQMEEKLRDVEAVKEELEGNLASLQEEVGSLRKDEEERRIKERVVLSQLDQLFQVLRHHRDLEAPARAQGDGEPQNGPEAAFTEFLALAEAKATTPWSFEEVHSVCEKWNIALFVDTELHIIREKLFDLMRKERELKSRLAEVNESQEKELEAQQRIEELEAKLRRTQQDAERSEKKMQEAQQAGNWSTARFLEQQKYFEMELGITKRRLTECRTEVHQLRTRNSALLLDLTKQEERIANLIKQNERLAARRRQVRSETVDRSPTTSTTSGCSVEHGSSTPAFPLKGALEEDASSRLALAGELSSAGRRSGDSRGARLEPAFVQ; encoded by the exons ATGCTTCTATGCCCCAGCATTTCGTCGATCAAAACTGACTCCGGGGGCTTACCTTTGGTCTTGAGTCCTCAAGGTAGCATGCAAGAGGCGGGGGACATGAAAAACTGGCCTGTCCTGGCCTTTGAGTCACACGTCAAGACTTTCGCTACCTCCGACGTGGTGAACACCGGCTCTGTCGCGGGCAGCGGGTCTTCGGCGGACGATGCCTTAAACTCTCAAACCCAAGATTCGGCGAAGCTGAACGCGGCCTCCATGGCGGACAGCGTTCCAGTGGAGTCGCCAGACTCCTCCgtcccgccccccgcgggagagagcgactcTGAGAAACAGACACCAAAAATTCTCCAGCCCTCTACAGCCATAGTCAACACTGCGTTCTCGTCCGCGGGCGCATGGGCCGCGCAGTCCGCTGGGCCTCTCCACTTCTTGCAGCCAGTCCGTCCCCAAGCCCTGGTCGATGCGCTTCTGCCTCAGCAGCCGCTTTGTGCTCCCATTCTCGTTCAGAATCTAGCCACATGCGGAGCGGTTCAAAGCTCGctcgcagcagagacgcataTGCACCCGACGGCTACAGACTCCTGGCACTCACCCGTTTGCGACGAGCCGTCAGGGGCCCTTCAGATTTCTCGCGAGCTTCCCCCGTCGGCAAAAGGAAGCGCACTCGACTTcggcctgccgctgcggaaCTTCGCCACAGTGAACGAAGTCGCAGTGGGTCCAAACAAACCTGGCGGAGCCATGGAGCCGGCATACGCTGATGAAG ATGAAGACGAGCTAGGGAGCTGCGTCTACGTCTGGTCCACGAACTTTCAGCGGAACTCCGACGAAACGACCGCACAGGGGTCGCAGAGAATTACGCTTCCGCAGCCCAACAAGTTTTCCTCGTATCTGCGCATTCTGTCCGTCGCATGCGGACAGTCTCTTGCTGCATTCATCGCGG CGGACGGCAAAATCTATTGCTGGGACTGGGATCTAACCACCGGAGACCTCCACGCCAGCAGCCCACAACTTCTGGAGGGTGGCAATATTGAGAAGCTGACAATCACACAAGTGTCGTGCGGCGCAAACCACCTCGCCTGCATTACAG ACAACGGACGGGTCTTCACCTACGGGTCAAACGAACGGGGGCAGCGAGGCATGGCGGACGACAGCTCCTCTTCTCG ACTGGCTGGAGAGATATTTTTCTCATCCCGGGCAAAGCAAGTGTCATGCGGCCCCCGCTACACTCTCGTGGTGATGG AGGATGGTCGTCTGTACGGCATGGGAGACGGCGAACATGGAGTCCTCGGAAACGACACAGATAAAG TGGTTCGGATTCCGACCAAGATCGACTTCCAGgaccgccgcgtctccttcgtggCAGCAGGTGCTAACCACGCATTAGCGATTACAG ATCTCGGCAGCACGTACGCCTGGGGACGCAACGACTGCGGCCAACTCGGCCTCGGGCACACTGACGACCGCTGGACTCCTCAAGTG GTGTGCGAGCTGTCCGGCCACAAGAcagtcttcgtcgccgcccagGCCGCGAGCGTGGCTTTAACAAAAGAGAAGAAACTGTTTGCGTGGGGGACGACTTCCTTACTATCTCCCACGATGGTTTTCTCACAAGCGTTCCGAGACGTTGCCCTCGGCGATGCTCTCTTTTGCCTGtccgacgaaggcggcgaacAATCCGTTTTAGTCACCCCTTTGTCTGAGCTTCGCTCTGCCACGTCCACGTCGAGCTGCACGCGAGTGAGCGCGTCTGGAGTCACCCAACTCTCGGCTGCTcccggcgtcctcctcgctgtgGGCCCGCCgacagacgacggcgacgactcGCAAGCGGCCAAGCAAGTCGAGgactgcgctgcggcgctctcttGGCCTAGTACGGCTGCAGGACCAACTGCAGGTGGGAGCGCCGAGGCCTTCCTCGGATCGCCAGTGCGTGCTCTGAGCTCGGAGCAGCCACTCCCCCTCAAAAGCGCTCTGCGGCGATTCTCCGAGGGCTACCACAcaagcgcgtcgcgctcctcctcacTGAGTAGCGAGAGATCCCGCAAGCGAGTAACTTTCGCGGATACGGTCTCAATGCTGTGCAtcgagcagcagccgcaacGCGACTCTTGCGAGGCCTCTCCCCCTGCCGCGTCGGGAGCCTCTGCCGAGCGAACGGCCAACCCCGTCAAAAACGCGTCGaagcgcgtggcggcggctgcttcgGCATCCTGCGGACAGCGGCAGAAGACCGCGGACACTAAACCTCGCGCTCGTTCGGCAagccctgcgcctcgctccgctgGCAAACGagtgtctgcctctgcgtcgcttgcgTCTCGGCAGCAGATGCCTTGCCTGCGGGCTGCGAAAGCGGCGTCGAACGCTGCGGTCGCAaacagcgccggcgacgtcGATTCCAAAGCTAGCAAAGGCAACAAGAAACAAACGCACTCCACTTCGGGGACCTCCACGGGTAAGTCGACTGCGACCTCTGAACGCCAGGGCAACGCCGAAGCCTCTTGCCACCAGGTGGAAACCAAAAGCCAACTTCGACGATCCCTTGAGggcgcgctgtctctgctgcacgCTGTGACTGCTAAAGCGGCAGAATCCGGACCCAGGCCGCGGGACGCCAGCTCTGTAGTCCCTGCTACCAGTGGGCTGACGCCGACGGCAGGACAGCCGGGATGCCCAGCGCCAACTGGCGAATCAAAGAAAGCGGAAAAACCGGTTGCAATGGCAGCCGACGATGAGCTGTCGGGGGCGACCACTGCAGACGACGCCTTAACTCCCAGCGGCGGTTCGACGCCGGAGTTTGGATGCGTCAACTCGGTCTACGTTGGCGGAAGTCCCATGCCTTCGAACAACCCCTTGGGgtctgctgcgggcgccccCACGGGCGCAGTGGGCGGGTTGCCCGGCTCCAGGACTGCGACTGCCGGCTGCGCGATGGGCACTCCAGTCCCACAGCCCACCCTGGCGGGGCACGCCGGAAGCCACCTGGTTGGGCCCTTGCTCCACGGCGCTTGCAGTCAGCAGGCAGCCCTGCAGTCGCTGCGAACGCCGCTGCAGTACGAGAGTGCGGCgcttccgcaggcgcctcaaGGAGCCTCGCACACTCCATCCGTCCCGAGTGTCCCTGAAgcttcgccgacgccggcagcagcgccccgAGTGGTCCCGACAGTGGGCGCGCAGTCAGAGCTGGAGGCCACGCAACAGCTCTCCGACGACTTGGCATCTGCGTTCGCCCAGCCGCAGCAACGGCTCTCGGCAGTGGGGACGCCGACACCAGATGTCCCCCCTTTCAGGCTCTCTGTGCAGCAGCCCGACGAGCAGCACAGTGTGGGCTCCCATGCCCCCTTCGCCCCCGTGCCTCTTGGCGGACAGCTCTCAGGAATGTTCGCTGCCAACTCGCCGACTGAGTGGAGCGATCGGACGGGCCTCGTCCAAGGGCAGCCGGGCGCTCGGCCTTTGGCACTGGGCAACATGGCAAACCCTTGTGGAACAACTCCAGGCTGGGCCCCGTCGCCTAACGCGCCATTCCCGCCAAACCAGAATTGCTTCAGTCATGCAGAGATGCTTTACCGCCAGCGGCAACTCGGGTCGCCCTTCCTGCCCGACCCCGACTTTGCTCGTCTGTTTGACGTCTCCGACATGGTcaagaagcagaaagagTTCCGCGAGATTCGAAACGCACTGTGTGT GGCGCGGGAGGACATGAtggaagcggagagagaaaaggaagagcTGCGCCGAGAActgcgagaggcgaagacagcCTTGAAAGACGCCAACGCAAAAATC GCGAGATCGACCGAGGCTCAAGGCATCCTCGAAAGAGCTGTAGCggtgcagaagaagagaattCAGAGTCTGCAGGACGAGCTTGACGAAGAAGCTCAGCAGAATCACAAGGACCTCACGCAAGTGCTCCAG AAGCTGACATTCGCAGAacaagagaaaacgaaaatagctctttctctcgcggccgcgcaggagtCAATCCAAAG TCTCCAGAAACATAAGTCGACGCAG GAGAGACTGGAACGCGAAGCTGCGGCTCTGAGGCAGCAACTGAGAAACCAGAAAGAGGAACAG gcgcagcagatgaagcaggctgaggaggcgaTAGGCGAGTGGCGCGACTCTCACACAAAGCTTCAGGAGGCCTTGGAGGAGGCCGAACTCGGGCGCAAAACGGAAGTCAGCGAGCTCCAGACGGAGATTGACCG GCTCCAAGCCCAAGCAAAGGAAAtggaagaggagacgaagcgacTCAGGGAGCAAGCAGACGACGCCACCCAGTCGCGACTCCAGTCCG AGCGACAACGccgagcagctgcggaggaaaaACTGGACGAACTCGAGGTGGCAATGAACGAGCTTGCGGCCGATTTCGCGGCGAGCAAGCGGTCAAACACgcggcagaagcgcgagCTCGACGG CTtggcagaggagaagaaacgcgcacTCGAGGAGAACGAAGACCTGCGAGACGAACTTCAGCG ggcAAGAGATGAAGCAGCAAAACAAGAGACTCTTCTGGGAGAACTCCGGACCGAGATTCGAGA GCTGCAAACAACCGTGTCTggcgcggaagcagcgaagacgca GCACCTTCAAGCAATTGAGAGGCTCGAGGAGAAAGTGGAAGAACTCACCGAGGAGCTTTCATG CTGCAAAGAGGCTCTTGCGGATAAACAAGATGAACTTCAGAGAATTGGAAAG CTGCCAGCAGACTCCTCACTAGGTGCGGAAGACCACCCCTGCAGGGAATGCAGCAGCTTGACGACCCAGTTGAACTTGGTTTCAGACCAGAGAGATAAG ATGAACGCACAAGTTGAGGCCCTGCAATCCGACCTCGGCGCCCACCagaacgcggcgcgagagcagCAGGTTGCTATCCACGAGCTTCAAATGGAGCTGAGTCTTGTGAAGCAACGCCAAGGAAACGAGCTGAAGTCTCTTGCCGAGCAG AGAAGCCAGATGGAGGAAAAGCTGCGAGATGTGGAGGCGGTGAAAGAAG AACTCGAAGGGAAtctcgcgtcgctgcaggaGGAAGTGGGGAGCTTGAGaaaggacgaagaagagcggaggATAAAGGAGCGCGTGGTCTTATCGCAG CTCGATCAGCTCTTCCAAGTCCTTCGGCATCACCGAGAtctcgaggcgcccgcgagggctCAGGGGGACGGCGAACCTCAAAACGGGCCTGAGGCGGCATTCACCGAGTTCCTTGCGCTCGCAGAAGCCAAGGCAACGACGCCGTGGAGCTTCGAAGAAGTGCACTCTGTCTGCGAAAAATGGAACATTGCTCTCTTCGTCGATACCGAGCTCCACATTATTCGGGAAAAACTGTTCGACCT GATGCGAAAGGAGCGCGAGTTGAAGAGTCGCCTGGCTGAGGTGAATGAAAGCCAAGAAAAGGAACTTGA GGCTCAGCAAAGGATTGAAGAACTCGAGGCGAAGCTCCGGCGGACGCAGCAAGACGCCGAGCGAAGTGAAAAGAAGATGCAAGAAGCTCAGCAG GCTGGAAACTGGTCGACCGCGCGTTTTCTGGAGCAGCAGAAGTACTTCGAGATGGAGCTGGGCATCACGAAGCGA CGATTGACCGAGTGCCGCACGGAGGTGCATCAGCTCAGGACCCGCAACAGCGCGCTGCTCCTGGATTTAACGAAGCAGGAAGAGCGGATTGCGAACCTGATCAAGCAGAACGAACGCctggccgcgcggcgccggcaagtTCGTTCAGAGACTGTGGACcgctcgccgacgacgagcaCCACAAGCGGCTGCTCGGTCGAGCACGGATCCTCAACGCCTGCTTTTCCCCTCAAAGGAGCCTTagaagaagacgcaagtTCCCGTCTTGCTCTCGCCGGCGAGCTCTCCTCTGCCGGGCGGCGAAGTGgggacagccgcggcgcccgcctcgagcCGGCCTTCGTCCAGTGA
- a CDS encoding RUB1 conjugating enzyme (encoded by transcript BESB_057630): MLKLYGVGRGRPKQATPAPSSSGENRELDAASQEVPAAEPVSGDTGSSGAAGACTLASAPTQERRRFPGEIRLQKELEDLDLPVQCVLTFSSASTGARGSSGSGGAIPAAAHGAGSLLDMQLKISPDDGYWKGGKFLFVISVPPNYPHDPPKVKCVDRIFHPNIDQQGNVCLNILREDWKPVLSISSVMYGLLHLFLEPNPSDPLNQEAAALLRSNPAEFQRQVRLSLHR; the protein is encoded by the exons ATGCTAAAGCTCTACGGCgtcggccgcgggcggcccAAACAGGCCACGCCTGCTCCATCTTCTTCCGGAGAGAATCGCGAGCTTGACGCTGCGTCCCAAGAGGTCCCTGCGGCTGAGCCTGTGTCCGGAGAcacaggcagcagcggcgccgctggcgcatgcaccctcgcgtcggcgcccacgcaggagcgacggcggTTCCCCGGGGAGATCCGCCTGCAGAAGGAGTTGGAAGACTTGGATCTCCCCGTTCAGTGCGTCTTgacgttttcttctgcgtccacgggcgcgcgaggaagctcaggaagcggcggcgcgattCCGGCGGCCGCACACGGTGCGGGGAGTTTGCTCGACATGCAACTGAAGATCTCCCCCGACGACGGCTACTGGAAAGGCGGAAAGTTCCTCTTTGTGATTTCCGTTCCTCCCAACTACCCCCATGACCCCCCCAAGGTCAAGTGCGTCGACAGG ATTTTTCACCCCAACATTGATCAACAGGGAAACGTGTGTCTAAACATCTTGCGAGAGGACTGGAAGCCGGTCCTCTCCATCTCCTCTGTCATGTACGGCCTGCTGCACCTGTTTCTG GAACCGAATCCGAGCGACCCGCTCAAccaggaagccgcggcgctgctgcgctccaACCCCGCCGAGTTTCAGAGACAAGTGAGACTCTCGCTGCATCGGTAG